A region from the Sutcliffiella horikoshii genome encodes:
- the spoIIIJ gene encoding YidC family membrane integrase SpoIIIJ, which produces MKNRIWLLMALIGLVALLSGCTEINQPITNESEGFWNEYVVYPLSWLITYFAELMNNDYGLSIIIVTLLIRFAILPLMIKQTKNAKAMQALQPEMKALREKYSSKDQKTQQKLQQETMGLFQKHGVNPLAGCFPLLVQMPILIGFFHAITRTTEIANHNFMWFDLGDPDPYFILPVVAGITTFIQQKIMMAGMDNNPQMVMMLWIMPIMIVVFAINFPAALSLYWVVGNIFMIVQTYFIKGPELRKAKETAAGTAGGTKK; this is translated from the coding sequence TTGAAAAATCGAATATGGCTACTAATGGCCCTTATTGGACTTGTAGCTTTACTATCAGGCTGTACAGAAATCAACCAGCCAATCACCAATGAAAGCGAAGGCTTCTGGAACGAATATGTAGTTTATCCATTGTCTTGGTTGATCACTTATTTTGCTGAACTAATGAACAATGACTACGGTTTATCCATCATTATTGTAACGTTATTAATCCGATTTGCTATCTTACCGTTAATGATTAAACAAACGAAGAATGCAAAGGCGATGCAAGCCTTACAACCGGAAATGAAAGCACTTCGTGAAAAATATAGTTCTAAAGATCAAAAAACACAACAAAAATTACAGCAAGAAACAATGGGTCTTTTCCAAAAGCATGGTGTAAACCCGCTTGCCGGATGTTTCCCATTATTGGTTCAAATGCCGATCCTTATCGGATTTTTCCATGCGATTACTCGTACGACGGAAATTGCCAACCATAATTTCATGTGGTTTGACTTGGGAGATCCGGATCCATACTTCATCCTTCCTGTCGTTGCTGGTATCACAACATTCATCCAGCAAAAAATCATGATGGCTGGTATGGACAACAACCCGCAGATGGTGATGATGCTTTGGATCATGCCGATTATGATCGTTGTATTTGCGATCAACTTCCCTGCGGCACTTTCCCTATACTGGGTAGTGGGTAACATCTTTATGATTGTTCAAACTTACTTTATTAAAGGACCGGAGCTGAGAAAAGCAAAAGAAACAGCTGCTGGAACTGCAGGAGGAACGAAAAAGTGA